GCCTCCTGCTCGTCTTCTGGCTTCACAGCGAGGTTTCGGAGTGGGCCCTGGTACGCCCACGCTTCGGGCCAGTGGAGCATGTAGCAATCGAGTGTATCCACACCGAGTGCGTCGAGACTCCCCTCACAAGCTTCTACGACGTGCTCGTGGTTCGTGTTCCAGACTTTGCTCACGAGAAACAGTCCATCACGGTCGGGTGTCCCGGACGCATCGAGCAGGTCACCGATTCGCTCTTCGTTGCCGTAGAGTTCTGCAGAGTCGAACAGCCGGTAGCCAGCGTCGAGTGCCGTTGCGATGGAGTCTCGACGGTCGACGTACGCACCCTCTCGGTAGCGTGAGCAGCCGAAGCCGATGGGCGGCAGTCGTATCGAAGCGGTGCGAGCATTCCCATCCGGAGTGGCTGTCTCGGTTTGCACGGGCCGAACGGGCGGCGGAAGAAGGCTCTCGCGTGTGGTGGTGCAACTGTCTATCACGATCGAATTTCCAGACGATGTGGCTGCTTCGATGGCATTACAGACAGCGACGACGTGTGCAGCTCGGCTAGCCGTCGGTCGCTGTCCTCGCTTAACGGCGGCCGCGAGTCGCTCTGGACCGTCGAGATACGACCGTTCGCGCGGAGGGGATGGATGAGGCGCGGGGACGTATGCTTTTCCCACGCCGCCAACGGAGACTGTTTCTACGTTGGCAGCGAGTGCTCCACTGTCTGCGAGATAGAGTGAGCCGTCGTCACCGTGGAGTTCGAGGCTGTTGAACTCGCGGCTCCAGTGGGGCGCGTAGAGACTCGCCGTGAGACGAACCACCGGCCCAGACGCGAACTCGATCGTCGCCTCGACGTGGGTCGGTCGACCGGGAGCATGCGACTCCCGATTGGGCCACACATCGAGTGAATCTGCGGTTCGGACTCGCTCAACTCGACCGAACCACGAGATGAGGAGATTCAACGGATAGACGGCACCGTCGTAGAGCGGTCCCACATCGAGAAATGCGCTGGGATTGTCGTGCCACTCTGTTACGCGCCCGACGTGAGCGTGAGCGTATCCCAGACGAATCTGACCAAAGCGACCGTCTCCGAGCAGAGACCGGGCGTGTTGTTGGGCGTCACACTGATGATTAATCGGCGCACAGCCGAGCGCGAGTTCGCGGTGCTCGGCGATCGAAACGAGGGTAGCCGCTCTGTCAGCATCGAGCGCGAGTGGTTTCTCACTGAAAACGTGTCGATCAGCTGTGAGACAACGCTTCGTAACGGTCGCATGCGCGTCGTGACTCGTGAGGTTCACGACCAATGGCGTTGACTCGACAGCGAGCAGTTCGCCGAGGTCGGTGTACGAGGTAGCTCCGTTGGCTGTCGCAAGCTGGTTAGCTCGATCGGCGACTCGATCACATACTGCGGTCAGTTCAAGCGGGGATTCGGTGAGACTGGCTGCGTACTTCTCGGCGACCGCCCCCGCGCCTACAAACGCACACTCCACGACAGGCCTTTCGTCCGGAAAAGCAAAAATGTGGAGGCCGCGGAGTTCTTGTGAGACGACACCGAACCAACGACATGGCACAGGTTGCGATCCTCCACAACACGCTTGACTTCCACGGTGGAGCTGATGCCGTCTGTCTCGCGGCCTGTGAGGCGCTCCAACTGGAGCACGACGTTACACTTTTCACCATTTCGGAGACGATACCTTCGGATCTCACAGACCGCTTCGATGTCTCAGTTGAGAACGTGAGTGTCAAAATGCCGCGAGGCGCGACGATGATTGCAGGGACGCTCTCGACTGTTGCTCCGTGGATCGGACCGCAACTCGCGTTTCGAAGCGTCGCTCTCCATCGCTTCTTCCAGTCTTCTGCTGCCGCGTTCGATTTCGCAGTGAGCACGGCAAACGAATTCTCGCTTTCACTCCCATCGGTCCAGTATGTCCACTACCCGCAGTTCCGACTCAACCGGCTTTCCGATGGTGCTCCCGGCCGTTTGAATCAGCTGTGGAGCCGGCTGGCAGGACCTGACCGCACCGATCTCACTGGCCACGACACCACCCTTCTCTCGAACTCCTCGTGGACGGGTGCCGTGGTCGAGGAAATCTATGATATCCGACCAACGGTGCTCTATCCTCCTATTGATTCGGTTTCGTGCGATCGTGCGTGGTCTAACCGTGAGAATGGTATCGTCGTGGTCGGACGACTCGCTCCGGACAAACGAGTGCTCGATGCGATCAGCGTGGTCGATCGTATTCGTAAACAGGGCCACGATCTCCACCTTCACATTGTTGGAGCAACCCCGCGAGCGTATCGGAGCTACGTCACGCGGGTTGCTGCTGCGGCCAACGAGCGTCCACACGTCTCACTGGAGCGTGACGTATCTCGAGATCAACTCGAACACCTGCTGTGTACCCACAAATACGGACTGAATATGAAGGAGAATGAACACTTCGGGATGTCCGTTGCCGAGTATCGCGCTGCTGGAATGGTTGCATTTGCCCCGGCGAGTGGCGGTCAACAAGAGATACTCGACAACCGGTCCGATCGTCTGTTCGACGCACTCGATGAGGCCGTCTCTCTCGTGATTCGTGCGGCCGAAATCGACGAACCGCCTACACACTCACCGAACCGATTCGCTACCGAACGCTTTCAGGCATCGCTTCGGGGACACGTGAATCGACTCGTCAGCTAAGACAGCTCGTACCCAGAAGTCGCTCTTTGTCCACCAGCGTCGTTGCGGAAGCTGTGGTGCCGGTTTTTCTAATCGAACAGATAAAGGTAGAGTCGGACACTCGCTGTAATATCTTGTCTACAGTATCGGTATGGGAAAATTTCTCTATCTATATCTGAAAATATTAGAAATATATACTCATTCCCCATAGAAATATTATTTCGATTAATATCTTTTTTCAGTTGAATTTAAAAAGATATATTAGATTAAATTTAACGTATAATGGAATAAATTATATAATGTCATGTCTGATGGCACACTTGCGACGGCCGTGGAAAAACACCCAAAGATGACTAGCGTCCTGTTCGTACTTCTTTTCCTCCTCACGCAGGTGGGGACAGCCGCGGCGACCAACGGCGGTTACTACGGTCCGTAACGACCTGTACAAGTTCTCGTTATCCTTGTGATTCAATATTGGATAAGCCTTCCTCGCCCGTGAGCATATCACTCCACGTAAGAGTACCTTCGTGGCGTACTGGAACACGACCGAGCTCGAGATGTGCCTGAAGCTCTGCCGTTGTTACGGTTTTTGTGACGAGTTGACCACTATTAAGAGAATATTCCTTCTCGTTGCCGAGATACGGCATAGAAAGTGCTCCAAGTGATGTAGAGGGGGCAGGGAACCCATGGATTGAAACCTTGT
The nucleotide sequence above comes from Halocatena marina. Encoded proteins:
- a CDS encoding aldo/keto reductase, which produces MECAFVGAGAVAEKYAASLTESPLELTAVCDRVADRANQLATANGATSYTDLGELLAVESTPLVVNLTSHDAHATVTKRCLTADRHVFSEKPLALDADRAATLVSIAEHRELALGCAPINHQCDAQQHARSLLGDGRFGQIRLGYAHAHVGRVTEWHDNPSAFLDVGPLYDGAVYPLNLLISWFGRVERVRTADSLDVWPNRESHAPGRPTHVEATIEFASGPVVRLTASLYAPHWSREFNSLELHGDDGSLYLADSGALAANVETVSVGGVGKAYVPAPHPSPPRERSYLDGPERLAAAVKRGQRPTASRAAHVVAVCNAIEAATSSGNSIVIDSCTTTRESLLPPPVRPVQTETATPDGNARTASIRLPPIGFGCSRYREGAYVDRRDSIATALDAGYRLFDSAELYGNEERIGDLLDASGTPDRDGLFLVSKVWNTNHEHVVEACEGSLDALGVDTLDCYMLHWPEAWAYQGPLRNLAVKPEDEQEALTFPTDENGDPKTVDTSLTETWHRMEQLYDRSDVRTLGICNVTLDQLETLITSARVLPAIVQVESHPYHPQTELIQACHDYGIRVMAHSPLSPSGILDERNLAVVAEKHGVSQAAVVLAWNVQRGVVPIPSSITPDHIVANLAAARLQLTDEDTARIAKLEDPAFNR
- a CDS encoding glycosyltransferase, whose product is MAQVAILHNTLDFHGGADAVCLAACEALQLEHDVTLFTISETIPSDLTDRFDVSVENVSVKMPRGATMIAGTLSTVAPWIGPQLAFRSVALHRFFQSSAAAFDFAVSTANEFSLSLPSVQYVHYPQFRLNRLSDGAPGRLNQLWSRLAGPDRTDLTGHDTTLLSNSSWTGAVVEEIYDIRPTVLYPPIDSVSCDRAWSNRENGIVVVGRLAPDKRVLDAISVVDRIRKQGHDLHLHIVGATPRAYRSYVTRVAAAANERPHVSLERDVSRDQLEHLLCTHKYGLNMKENEHFGMSVAEYRAAGMVAFAPASGGQQEILDNRSDRLFDALDEAVSLVIRAAEIDEPPTHSPNRFATERFQASLRGHVNRLVS